A stretch of DNA from Methanobrevibacter sp.:
AATCAATTATTGTGAATTTTAATTTCATAGCCATCCTATTCTTCGTATAACGCTCCAACTGGACACACGTCTACACATTCTCCACAGTTAGTGCATTTTGTTTCATCAATGATGATTGTATAAGCTCTTCTTTCAATAGCTTCTTCTAAACAAACATCAATACAATCTTCGCAAACTCCGCATTCTTCCATATCTACTTTCAATTAATACACCATTTAAATTTTTAAAAAAATATAATTAAATATATAACCTTTATCTTTATATATTTTTGTTGATGAAATTATTAGGCTCACCTAAAGTTTTTAATATTATTAACTTCAAATTATGTATTGGTGTAATTAAATGATTTTTAACAAGACTGTATCCATAATTCTATCAGGTTTATTTTTCTTATTTTTGGGATTGTTGTTTTCAACAATTTCTGCAATGTTTTTACATGGAGGATTGCTTCCAGTAGTCGGTATTGTAATATTTGTAATTTTTTACTTTATTACAAGGATGTTTTATAATTATCTGAGAAATGATGATAAATACAAGAATACTCGTCAAAGATCCAGTGATGTGCCTGGTGAAAAATATCTGATTAAAGGTGAATCAGATCCTAAGAAGGTATTTATTGTAATATGGGTTATTGTGATATTAATATTGACTTCAGTTTCACTATGGTTATATTCATTTAACAATGGTTTGGTTTGAAATCATTGAAAAATTGTCATATGACCATAACATTTATATAGTAGGTCTGCACATAATAAGTATTATATGCATGGGTGCCCGAGCGGCCAAAGGGGAAGGACTTAAGATCCTTTGGCATAGGCCTTCGAGGGTTCGAATCCCTTCCCATGCACTACTTATATTTTTTAAATAATTTTTCCGATAATGCCTTAGTGGCTCAGGTGGTAGAGCGCTACCTTGGTAAGGTAGAAGTCGGGGGTTCGAATCCCCCCTAAGGCTTTTAACTGTTTTTAATGATTTTAACTATTAGATAATATTTACCTTAAAGTTTAATTACTTTAAAAATTATAAGTATATGATGAAAATTTTATTTTTTTAATAAATTATTTAAGGGGAAAATTTTTATGAATTATAAAAAACTTATACTAGTAGGTTGTATTTCAGCATTTGTTGCTGTTTTAACTTCTGTTTTGGGAGTTGCAGGTACTGTTATAGGTTCAGTTATTTCATCTGTTCTTTATAATATGCTTTCAGAAGCTTTGGAAAAACCTGTCACCTCAGCTACATTCAGTACAAATTTTGAATGGGAAATTGCTTATATATTTCCATTAGCTGTTATAGGATTAATTCAGTTACTATTAATTTTCGCCATGCTTTCTGAATTTGGAATATTGCCTTCCACATTCCTTAATGCTTATTTGTCACTGCAGCATGTTGCAGACAATAATCTGTATAGGATTTTAGGTTTGGCTATGCTTGTCATAAGTGCATATCCTCTGGTTGTTAAGCCTGACATTATTAAAAAATCCCATGGGGCAATCATTGCCTTTGTCGGTTTGATCTTTTTGGCTAGAGGATTTGTGGATTTGGGAAACTCTATCACAAACATGTATGACATAGTTTTTATCTATTTTGATTTCCCGATTGCCATTATAGCATTGCTGTTGATTTTATTTGTGATATATAAAATTTTATTGTCTGCCAGGGAATCTGAAAGGGAGTTTAAACTTGTAAAACATCAAATTAATCAGGAAAACTTTTCCAAAGATAATATTAAAAAGGTTCATCATTCAAATAAACACGAAGATTTTGATTATGAACACAAAAGACAGAGCATTCGTGTAAAGGATCATAAACCAATTAATAAATCCAGTTTGGATAGCAATGTTAAATTCAGCAATCAAATCGATGATGAAAAATCCCATGGGGGAATTAATGAATCTTCTGATAAAATTCATTTTGAATCTAATGATTTATTGGATGATTATAAGAAGTAGTGTGTAATATGAGCAAACGAGACAAAACATTAAAAGACATTCTTGATTTGATTTTATATGAAAATCCATCCACTCAGGAAGAAATAGCAGAAAAACTAGGTATCACTCGTCGATATGTTACTCAGCTTTTACAACCGTTAGTAAAAGACGGTACAGTTAAAAGAGCATATATGATTGATTTAAAAAGCTATGAGAAAGTTGTAGAATCC
This window harbors:
- a CDS encoding 4Fe-4S binding protein, with translation MKVDMEECGVCEDCIDVCLEEAIERRAYTIIIDETKCTNCGECVDVCPVGALYEE